Proteins from a single region of Pseudomonas ekonensis:
- a CDS encoding TcfC E-set like domain-containing protein codes for MFPMTPIAAALALLLCSGAFAAPAALDNTPRSLLAQAKGLPADFEEHFFDVPLAVRVELDRQPLGEAMVVLSRDDRVTLLDFTDTGESRFDARERQAWADILKPGVALGACTGTCPEQLLAVHYNLENSLLSIATENAERDGTVARFHEQPEGGSSGLMLRNQLNLNGGQDQDLGGRFGLEASGSLGNWSQTFNMQMARLGGPDDKTFHAVHELYTQRELQGSFFRLGYFTPNSEGLTRQPRSFGTSPDTAVGVMYGSSDSLAIDSPKPSVYPVYVTANRQGSVEIYRDGLLINTQSVPAGLQTLDTRPLPGGIYEVEVRLIEDGQITSTTQELIYKPNNWRNLDERWRYNLFAGQESKLLSNWDQQASGDATAGASVNYLLHPRVILGLSARQLREKLQYGGSIDWSLADSVSLYANLYQTEDHGTGADLQGLYNYGSGSLVVSHNRSWLDTTYLYDTLPDGTRVRQRNVFTGQTSNTSLALSHRIDRRNSLSARVSHSDGNTEGVGADLGWTQRTTLFGSDANWRLSLFDRPGSYSSGDARNRGVDLSLNVALGGQGQQVSGSIGSRTARDGSRDTNASLGYRKDWQDHVLQSVSVTALTDTYGVGLASLANFGTDTVNGDGFVQRSSYNGNFTGGLNLDSTLVVGARHMTLTRQHQGLGAGMIVDVESDIDGIALRADDLSGGSAALRPGRNFIPLTAYRNSSVSFDFEGNHVPAATIEPSRTRYHLNKGGVEYRKVRVMKTLTVLGRLLDPQGRPLKGHHVINHASRGVSEVDGFFSMEMNAGSPTLEVRHADRLLCQFRLDIDSHRSENDVLMIGDLRCSPDTLADAASHPQQAG; via the coding sequence ATGTTCCCGATGACGCCCATTGCGGCAGCGCTTGCGTTGTTGTTATGCAGCGGTGCATTTGCGGCGCCCGCTGCGCTGGACAATACCCCCAGAAGTTTGTTGGCCCAGGCCAAAGGCTTGCCGGCCGATTTCGAGGAACACTTTTTCGATGTGCCGCTGGCCGTTCGGGTCGAACTGGACCGGCAGCCGCTTGGCGAGGCCATGGTGGTGCTGTCCCGTGACGACCGGGTGACCTTGCTCGATTTCACCGACACCGGCGAAAGCCGCTTCGATGCCCGTGAGCGCCAGGCCTGGGCCGACATCCTCAAGCCCGGTGTGGCGCTGGGTGCGTGCACGGGCACCTGTCCGGAACAGTTGCTGGCGGTTCACTACAACCTGGAGAACTCGCTGCTGTCGATCGCCACCGAGAACGCCGAGCGCGACGGCACGGTCGCGCGTTTCCACGAGCAGCCCGAGGGCGGCAGCAGCGGCCTGATGCTGCGTAACCAGCTCAACCTCAACGGTGGTCAGGACCAAGACCTGGGCGGGCGCTTCGGCCTTGAGGCCAGCGGCAGCCTGGGCAACTGGAGCCAGACGTTCAACATGCAGATGGCGCGTCTGGGCGGGCCGGACGACAAGACGTTCCACGCCGTGCATGAGCTGTACACCCAGCGCGAACTGCAAGGCAGTTTTTTCCGCCTGGGCTATTTCACCCCCAATTCCGAAGGCCTGACCCGTCAGCCACGCTCATTCGGCACCAGCCCTGACACCGCCGTCGGTGTGATGTACGGCAGCTCCGACAGCCTGGCGATCGACAGCCCGAAACCCAGCGTGTACCCGGTCTACGTCACCGCCAACCGCCAGGGCTCGGTGGAGATCTACCGTGACGGCCTGCTGATCAACACCCAGTCGGTGCCGGCGGGGTTGCAGACCCTCGACACCCGGCCGTTGCCCGGCGGGATCTATGAAGTGGAGGTGCGCCTGATCGAAGACGGCCAGATCACCTCGACCACCCAGGAACTGATCTACAAGCCCAACAACTGGCGCAACCTCGATGAGCGCTGGCGCTACAACCTGTTCGCCGGCCAGGAAAGCAAACTGCTCAGCAATTGGGACCAACAGGCCAGCGGCGATGCCACGGCCGGCGCTTCGGTGAACTACCTGCTGCACCCCCGGGTGATTCTCGGGCTGTCGGCCCGTCAGCTGCGGGAAAAGCTGCAGTACGGCGGCTCCATCGACTGGAGCCTGGCCGACAGCGTCAGCCTGTACGCCAACCTCTACCAGACCGAAGACCACGGCACCGGTGCGGATCTGCAAGGGCTTTACAACTACGGCTCCGGCAGCCTGGTGGTCAGCCACAATCGCAGCTGGCTCGACACCACTTACCTCTACGACACGCTGCCCGACGGCACCCGCGTGCGCCAGCGCAACGTGTTCACCGGGCAGACCAGCAACACCTCGCTGGCGCTCAGCCACCGGATCGACCGCCGCAATTCGCTCAGCGCCCGGGTGTCCCACAGCGACGGCAACACCGAGGGCGTCGGCGCGGATCTTGGCTGGACGCAACGCACGACCCTGTTCGGCAGCGACGCCAACTGGCGTCTGTCGCTGTTCGACCGACCGGGCAGCTACAGCAGCGGCGATGCCCGCAACCGGGGCGTCGACCTGAGCCTCAACGTGGCGCTCGGCGGCCAGGGCCAGCAGGTGTCCGGCAGCATCGGCTCGCGCACCGCCCGCGACGGCAGCCGCGACACCAATGCGTCGCTGGGCTACCGCAAGGACTGGCAAGACCACGTGCTGCAAAGCGTTTCGGTGACCGCGCTGACCGACACCTACGGCGTCGGCCTGGCCAGCCTGGCCAACTTCGGCACCGACACGGTCAACGGCGACGGCTTTGTCCAGCGTTCGTCCTACAACGGCAACTTCACCGGCGGCCTGAACCTGGACAGCACCCTGGTGGTCGGCGCCCGGCACATGACGCTGACCCGTCAGCACCAAGGGCTCGGCGCCGGGATGATCGTCGATGTCGAGTCCGACATCGACGGCATCGCCTTGCGCGCCGACGACCTGAGCGGCGGCAGCGCGGCGCTGCGCCCGGGGCGCAACTTCATCCCGTTGACGGCCTACCGAAACAGTTCGGTGAGCTTCGACTTCGAAGGCAACCACGTGCCGGCCGCCACCATCGAACCGTCCCGCACCCGTTACCACTTGAACAAGGGCGGTGTGGAGTACCGCAAGGTCAGGGTGATGAAGACCCTCACGGTGCTGGGGCGCTTGCTCGACCCGCAAGGCCGGCCGCTCAAGGGCCATCACGTGATCAACCACGCCAGCCGTGGCGTGAGCGAGGTCGATGGCTTCTTTTCGATGGAGATGAACGCCGGCTCGCCGACGCTGGAGGTGCGTCATGCCGACCGGTTGCTGTGTCAGTTCCGCCTCGACATCGACAGTCACCGCAGCGAAAACGACGTGCTGATGATCGGGGATCTGCGTTGCAGCCCGGACACCCTGGCCGATGCCGCTTCCCACCCGCAGCAGGCCGGATGA